The following coding sequences lie in one Glycine soja cultivar W05 chromosome 16, ASM419377v2, whole genome shotgun sequence genomic window:
- the LOC114390684 gene encoding plant UBX domain-containing protein 7-like, with amino-acid sequence MEGVLSANEQQSMVSSFLEVAQGQTAETARQFLQATSWKLEEALQLFLIGSEGGAVPLPVPPPPLLHTPPLENVDSWTDQQPLSEPRKDAAAASESIGLNDAEEVRPPLPVIRETLYDDAMLYGASRAGHRSHEPSSLVAFRNFEEEMRQPGVWESEQGAASTAEASRDNLASLYRPPFHLMFNGAFDKAKDAASMQNKWLLVNIQSTKEFSSHMLNRDTWANEAVSQTISTNCIFWQVYDDTTEGRKVCTYYRLDSIPVVLVIDPITGQKMRSWIGMVQPESLLEGLLAFLDAGPKDHHITMSHKRPRGSSSPPKSKALVESDENKEEYEEVQRALAASMESMKESTAMAGRDNKDADVAVNGQETPMAKRPTYPTLPEEPKVERNLLCRVGVRLPDGRRVQRNFLRTDPIQLLWSFISAQLGEDETNSFRLTHAIPGASKILDYEINSTFQESGLANSMISVTWD; translated from the exons ATGGAGGGAGTGCTGTCCGCGAATGAGCAACAGAGCATGGTCTCTTCTTTCCTGGAGGTCGCTCAGGGCCAGACGGCCGAGACTGCGCGCCAGTTCCTCCAG GCCACAAGTTGGAAGCTTGAGGAGGCTCTTCAGCTGTTTCTGATAGGGAGTGAAGGTGGGGCCGTGCCGTTGCCGGTGCCGCCGCCTCCGTTGTTGCACACTCCGCCTTTGGAAAATGTCGATTCCTGGACCGATCAACAGCCTTTGAG TGAACCGAGGAAGGACGCTGCGGCTGCAAGTGAAAGTATTGGCCTCAATGATGCGGAAGAGGTGCGCCCTCCCTTGCCTGTAATAAGGGAAACTCTCTACGACGACGCGATGCTGTATGG AGCATCAAGGGCTGGGCATCGTTCACATGAACCGAGCTCCCTAGTTGCATTTCGTAACTTTGAAGAGGAAATGAGACAACCAGGGGTTTGGGAGTCGGAACAAGGTGCTGCTTCTACAGCAGAGGCTTCTCGAGATAATCTTGCTTCACTTTATCGCCCTCCATTTCATCTAATGTTCAATGGTGCTTTTGATAAG GCGAAAGATGCTGCTTCCATGCAGAACAAATGGTTGTTGGTGAACATACAATCTACCAAGGAATTCAGCTCACACATG CTTAACCGGGATACATGGGCCAATGAAGCCGTTTCTCAGACTATTAGTACAAACTGCATATTCTGGCAG GTATATGATGATACAACTGAAGGCAGAAAAGTCTGCACTTATTACAGACTGGATTCAATTCCTGTTGTACTTGTTATTGATCCCATCACTGGCCAAAAGATGCGCTCTTGGATTGGAATGGTTCAACCTGAAAGCTTATTGGAA GGTCTACTAGCATTCCTTGATGCAGGGCCTAAGGATCATCATATTACCATGTCTCACAAGCGTCCTAGAGGAAGTTCTAGCCCACCAAAATCTAAAG CCTTGGTAGAATCAGATGAGAATAAAGAGGAGTATGAGGAAGTTCAAAGAGCTCTGGCAGCTTCTATGGAGAGCATGAAAGAATCAACTGCTATGGCTGGAAGAGACAATAAAGATGCAGATGTTGCAGTCAATGGGCAAGAAACACCCATGGCTAAGAGACCCACATATCCAACCCTGCCTGAAGAAcccaaggttgaaagaaatctcctATGCAGAGTTGGTGTTCGGCTTCCAGATGGACGCCGGGTTCAGCGAAACTTCTTACGCACTGATCCAATTCAG CTGCTGTGGTCTTTCATTTCTGCTCAACTAGGGGAAGATGAAACAAATTCATTTAGATTAACACATGCAATTCCTGGAGCATCTAAAATTCTGGACTATGAAATTAATTCAACCTTCCAGGAATCAGGCCTTGCCAACTCTATGATTTCGGTGACTTGGGACTGA